In Daucus carota subsp. sativus chromosome 4, DH1 v3.0, whole genome shotgun sequence, one DNA window encodes the following:
- the LOC108217918 gene encoding protein argonaute 1-like: MVRKRRTDQAGGGESSEPQDSNAGQGAPQRPPQQQGRGAPQVYPQQQQGPGGRGFPQQQQVPGGRGFAPQQQGPGGRGFAPQQGGYQGRGGYEGGRGGPRGGMASQQYTGESPYQQQGRGAQQQQPRGPLPQHRGGGVAGGGRGGFVPSAGARPSVPELHQASQAPPQAGVSTYPMPRAITAEVTQSEGSSSVSAVEASSSQVTQQLQHISLKSESSSIEAAQPNPVSSKALRFPLRPGRGSTGSRIVVKANHFFAELPDKDLHQYDVTISPEVSSRGVNRAVMEQLVKLYRESHLGKRLPAYDGRKSLYTAGPLPFVNKEFKIVLTDEDDGSGGARRERDFKVVIKLASRADLHHLEMFLKGSQADAPQEALQVLDIVLRELPTARYSPVGRSFYSPDIGRRQPLGEGLESWRGFYQSIRPTQMGLSLNIDMSSTAFIEPLPVIEFASQLLNRDVSSRPLSDADRVKIKKALRGVKVEVLHRGTMRRKYRISGLTSQATRELTFPVDERGTMKAVVEYFRETYDVILKQTQLPCLQVGNQQRPNYLPMEVCKIVEGQRYSKRLNERQITALLKVTCQRPSDREADILRTVQHNAYADDPYAKEFGIKISDKLASVEARILSPPWLKYHETGRETRCLPQVGQWNMMNKKMVDGGIVNNWMCVNFARNVQDNLASGFCSELAQMCTISGMRFNPNPVLPVTGARTDQVERVLKSRFQEVQKLKKELDLLIVILPDNNGSLYGDLKRICETDLGIVSQCCLTKHVFKMSKQYLANVALKINVKVGGRNTVLVDALSRRIPLVSDRPTIIFGADVTHPHPGEDSSPSIAAVVASQDWPEITKYAGLVCAQAHRQELIQDLYKSWQDPNRGTVSGGMIKELLISFRRSTGQKPQRIIFYRDGVSEGQFYQVLLYELDAIRKACASLEPNYQPPVTFVVVQKRHHTRLFANNHRDRNSVDRSGNILPGTVVDSKICHPTEFDFYLCSHAGIQGTSRPAHYHVLWDENKFSADGLQSLTNNLCYTYARCTRSVSIVPPAYYAHLAAFRARFYMEPETSDSESMASGAAGGRGGMGVGRSTRAANANAAVRPLPALKENVKRVMFYC; the protein is encoded by the exons ATGGTAAGAAAGAGGAGAACTGACCAGGCTGGTGGGGGAGAGAGCTCGGAGCCTCAGGATTCTAATGCTGGACAGGGTGCACCTCAACGCCCTCCACAGCAGCAAGGACGAGGTGCACCTCAAGTCTATCCACAACAGCAGCAAGGACCGGGAGGTAGAGGCTTTCCCCAACAGCAGCAGGTTCCTGGAGGTAGAGGCTTCGCCCCACAGCAGCAGGGTCCAGGTGGTAGAGGCTTTGCCCCACAACAGGGAGGATACCAAGGACGTGGAGGATATGAAGGTGGACGCGGTGGCCCGCGAGGTGGTATGGCTTCTCAGCAGTATACTGGTGAATCTCCTTATCAGCAGCAAGGCAGGGGTGCCCAACAGCAGCAACCACGTGGACCATTGCCCCAACACCGTGGCGGTGGCGTAGCTGGTGGTGGTCGTGGAGGATTTGTACCTTCTGCTGGTGCTAGGCCATCAGTCCCCGAGCTGCACCAAGCTTCCCAGGCTCCACCTCAAGCAGGGGTATCGACTTATCCCATGCCTCGTGCTATAACGGCTGAAGTGACACAGTCAGAAGGTAGCTCTTCTGTTAGTGCAGTTGAAGCATCATCTTCGCAAGTGACACAGCAGCTTCAGCATATTTCTCTGAAATCTGAATCCTCTTCTATCGAGGCTGCTCAGCCTAATCCTGTTTCTAGCAAGGCACTTAGATTTCCACTCCGTCCGGGCAGGGGCAGCACTGGTTCTCGTATCGTTGTAAAGGCCAACCATTTCTTTGCAGAGTTGCCTGATAAGGATTTGCATCAGTATGAT GTAACAATCTCCCCTGAAGTCAGTTCTCGTGGTGTCAATCGTGCTGTGATGGAACAGCTTGTCAAACTGTATAGAGAATCTCATCTTGGGAAGCGTCTCCCTGCGTATGATGGTAGAAAGAGTTTGTATACAGCAGGGCCTCTTCCTTTTGTCAACAAGGAGTTTAAAATTGTCCTGACCGATGAGGATGATGGATCTGGTGGTGCCAG AAGAGAAAGGGACTTCAAAGTTGTTATCAAACTAGCTTCTCGAGCTGACCTTCACCACCTAGAAATGTTTTTAAAGGGCAGTCAGGCTGACGCACCTCAAGAAGCTTTGCAGGTGTTGGACATTGTTTTGAGGGAATTGCCTACTGCCAG GTATTCCCCTGTGGGGCGTTCATTTTATTCACCTGATATTGGACGAAGGCAGCCACTGGGTGAAGGCTTGGAAAGCTGGAGAGGCTTTTATCAAAGTATACGCCCTACACAGATGGGCTTGTCACTCAATATTG ATATGTCCTCGACTGCATTTATTGAGCCTCTACCTGTTATCGAGTTTGCTTCACAGCTGTTGAATAGGGACGTTTCGTCCAGGCCACTGTCAGATGCTGATCGTGTGAAG ATCAAAAAGGCCTTGAGGGGAGTGAAGGTTGAGGTTTTGCACCGTGGAACAATGCGCAGGAAGTATCGTATTTCTGGTTTAACATCACAGGCGACCAGGGAGCTCAC GTTTCCAGTTGATGAAAGAGGTACAATGAAGGCCGTGGTTGAGTATTTCCGCGAGACTTATGATGTTATCCTAAAGCAAACTCAATTACCTTGCTTGCAAGTTGGTAACCAGCAGAGGCCAAATTATCTGCCCATGGAG GTTTGCAAAATTGTGGAGGGGCAGAGGTACTCAAAAAGGTTGAATGAAAGGCAGATCACTGCGTTGCTTAAAGTTACTTGCCAACGTCCTAGTGACAGGGAGGCTGACATTCTTCGA ACCGTTCAGCATAATGCATACGCTGATGATCCCTATGCTAAGGAGTTTGGAATCAAAATTAGTGACAAACTAGCCTCTGTAGAAGCAAGAATTCTCTCTCCACCATGG CTAAAATACCATGAGACTGGACGTGAGACACGATGTCTACCCCAAGTTGGTCAGTGGAATATGATGAACAAG AAAATGGTTGATGGAGGAATTGTTAATAATTGGATGTGTGTGAACTTTGCACGAAATGTTCAAGACAATTTGGCTAGCGGCTTTTGTTCAGAACTCGCACAGATGTGCACTATATCGGGAATG CGGTTCAATCCCAATCCGGTGCTTCCAGTTACCGGCGCGCGCACTGATCAGGTGGAGAGAGTGTTAAAATCACGTTTTCAAGAGGTGCAGAAACTGAAGAAGGAGCTTGACCTGTTAATTGTTATCCTTCCAGATAATAATGGCTCACTATATG GCGATTTGAAGAGAATCTGTGAGACTGACCTTGGAATAGTTTCACAGTGTTGCTTGACAAAACATGTCTTCAAGATGAGCAAGCAATACCTGGCAAATGTGGCTTTAAAGATTAACGTCAAAGTCGGGGGAAGAAATACAGTTCTTGTTGATGCTTTATCGAGGCGTATTCCACTTGTCAGTGACCGCCCTACAATCATTTTTGGTGCTGACGTCACCCATCCTCATCCTGGAGAAGATTCCAGCCCCTCGATTGCAGCa GTGGTTGCTTCACAAGATTGGCCAGAGATAACAAAGTATGCGGGATTGGTTTGTGCTCAAGCCCACAGACAAGAGCTTATTCAGGATCTGTACAAGAGCTGGCAGGATCCAAACAGAGGAACTGTATCAGGCGGCATGATCAA GGAACTCCTTATTTCATTCCGCAGATCAACTGGACAGAAACCCCAGCGCATTATATTCTATAG GGATGGTGTTAGTGAGGGGCAGTTCTATCAAGTTCTTCTGTATGAACTTGATGCAATTCGCAAG GCTTGTGCTTCATTAGAGCCAAACTATCAGCCTCCGGTTACATTTGTTGTGGTTCAGAAACGCCATCACACTAGGTTGTTTGCCAACAATCATCGCGACCGTAATTCAGTTGATAGGAGTGGAAATATTTTGCCCG GGACTGTTGTGGATTCCAAAATCTGTCACCCAACGGAGTTTGACTTTTACCTTTGCAGCCATGCTGGCATCCAA GGAACTAGCCGACCAGCACATTACCATGTTCTTTGGGATGAGAACAAGTTCTCGGCAGATGGACTACAGTCCCTCACTAACAATCTATGTTACAC TTATGCCAGGTGCACAAGATCTGTCTCAATAG tTCCTCCAGCATATTATGCTCACTTGGCAGCATTTCGAGCTCGCTTCTATATGGAACCTGAAACATCTGATAGTGAGTCAATGGCAAGTGGTGCTGCTGGTGGTCGTGGAGGAATGGGGGTTGGAAGAAGCACCAGGGCAGCAAATGCTAATGCAGCTGTGAGGCCCTTGCCCGCTCTTAAAGAAAATGTGAAGAGGGTTATGTTTTATTGCTAG
- the LOC108216408 gene encoding protein ARV 2: MARDKNLRCVHCGFPVKLLYIQYSPGNIRLMKCEKCKQVADEYIECENMILVIDLILHKEKVYRHLFYNMFTRETLNFEVWLWKLAFGFLVLDTYKTLVLSRIEDGLKSSTSFASLVSCYGKLLMDVVFGNLMFLMMLFLGIRVLAKASVGSTTFKDTVLAILVSSYFKIFLIATMIWEFPSSVLYINDIVVLSSNTVALKVITESSMPKCLAVCFSAYAVKFLTMEMLNGGLLIFGGIDWA, from the exons ATGGCACGTGATAAGAATCTTAGATGTGTTCACTGTGGGTTTCcagtaaaattattatatattcaatattCACCTGGGAATATTCGTCTAATGAAATGT gaaAAATGCAAACAAGTTGCAGATGAGTACATTGAATGCGAAAACATG ATTCTCGTAATTGATTTAATCTTGCATAAGGAAAAGGTCTACAGGCATTTGTTTTATAATATGTTTACTAGAGAAACGCTGAACTTTGAG GTTTGGCTGTGGAAACTAGCTTTTGGCTTTCTTGTATTGGATACTT ACAAAACACTTGTTCTTAGTAGAATTGAAGATGGTCTGAAATCATCCACGAGCTTTGCATCACTAGTTTCGTGCTATGGGAAG CTGTTGATGGATGTTGTTTTCGGGAACCTAATGTTTCTCATGATGTTGTTTCTCGGGATAAGAGTTTTGGCGAAGGCATCAGTTGGAAGTACAAC CTTCAAAGATACAGTGCTTGCAATCCTAGTTTCCAGTTACTTCAAGATCTTTCTCATCGCCACAATG ATATGGGAATTTCCTTCTTCCGTGCTTTACATCAATGACATAGTTGTGCTGTCATCAAATACTGTGGCTTTAAAAG TGATCACGGAGTCATCAATGCCCAAGTGCTTAGCAGTCTGCTTCAGTGCATATGCAGTAAAGTTCTTGACAATGGAGATGTTGAATGGcggcttattaatttttggCGGCATTGACTGGGCTTAA
- the LOC135152436 gene encoding homeobox-leucine zipper protein ROC8-like gives MKLSQRMINGFCSSINPADGQQDMISKIDDLEIHTTFRKCTDLVYPDSVVLSAAATTWFPSAPLSIFNFLIDEKCRPQWDVITDIGWVREAGRIGFHSGNCISLLEAFSTGQNKLILQESWTDPSGALVVYCPVPLPAIKAVMSGEDPSILSLSPSGFVISGAMSGGALVTVLLQMSENSATPGSMSLESANLLNTCVGITIDKLKAALS, from the exons ATGAAACTTTCCCAGAGAATGATCAATGGATTTTGTTCTAGCATCAATCCGGCTGATGGTCAGCAGGACATGATTTCTAAGATAGATGATTTAGAAATACATACGACATTTAGGAAGTGCACCGATCTGGTTTACCCTGACAGCGTGGTTCTTAGCGCAGCAGCTACCACTTGGTTCCCCTCTGCTCCCCTGAGTATTTTCAATTTCTTAATAGACGAGAAGTGTCGGCCTCAG tGGGATGTTATTACTGATATTGGTTGGGTCCGAGAGGCTGGCCGCATTGGATTTCATTCGGGGAACTGTATCTCCCTTCTCGAG GCTTTCAGTACGGGGCAGAACAAGTTGATACTTCAAGAAAGCTGGACAGATCCATCAGGTGCCCTTGTTGTGTACTGCCCTGTACCCCTACCTGCCATAAAGGCAGTCATGAGTGGTGAAGACCCCTCCATCTTATCCCTATCTCCGTCGGGCTTCGTGATATCCGGAGCAATGTCAGGTGGAGCACTTGTTACAGTTCTGCTACAAATGTCTGAGAACAGTGCAACTCCAGGCAGCATGAGCCTGGAGTCTGCAAATTTACTCAATACTTGTGTGGGAATTACCATAGATAAACTAAAGGCTGCTTTGAGTTGA
- the LOC108217306 gene encoding homeobox-leucine zipper protein HDG12 → MDVTSNGGDGVGEETSRAPRRRSSRYHRHTPQQIQRLEGIFAECQHPDEARRLELSVELGMTPSQIKFWFQNKRTQTKAKQEKEKSIALRALNDEIRGEINEIAQVLEALECRFCGKSCQVGENIFINQQKLRAENALLKEELERLSREVEEYTGMPISLHRATEPSDHVLSNSSGVIATDKAFMVELAHHAMEEFNTLLQSNEFWMNSTDDGRTVIDLQAYERRFSRGPNSPNLRTESSKDCGVVFMNSLDLVEFFMDANKYMEVFPTIVSKARTIAVIKAGLMGNQNNLLQLMYEELNVLSPLVQTRKFCFLRFCKQLDQNSWAIVDVSYDDPRESFDSQSQVRRMPSGCYIQAMPDGQSKVTWMEHTRIEDRASIHEFYRGHIWSGLAFGAERRLAVLKRMCERINCPLDYSTPFFYIGGGKQSLFRILFIAIFIQSCNKKENNFKHVFQ, encoded by the exons ATGGACGTTACTAGTAATGGAGGTGACGGGGTTGGCGAAGAAACCAGCAGGGCTCCCCGAAGGAGAAGTAGTCGATATCATAGACACACGCCTCAACAAATTCAAAGGCTCGAAGG GATTTTCGCTGAATGCCAACACCCAGATGAAGCACGGAGGCTGGAGTTGAGCGTGGAGTTGGGAATGACTCCTTCACAAATTAAGTTTTGGTTCCAAAACAAGAGAACGCAGACGAAG gCGAAACAAGAAAAAGAGAAGAGCATTGCTTTACGAGCTCTGAACGACGAAATTCGAGGTGAAATTAATGAGATTGCGCAAGTCCTCGAGGCTCTGGAATGCAGATTCTGTGGAAAATCATGTCAAGTTGGTGAAAATATATTCATCAACCAACAAAAATTACGCGCAGAGAATGCTCTTTTGAAAGAAGAG CTTGAAAGACTTTCACGCGAGGTTGAGGAGTATACAGGAATGCCTATTTCACTTCATCGGGCAACAGAGCCAAGTGATCATGTTCTTAGCAATTCTTCAGGTGTTATTGCTACGGATAAGGCCTTCATGGTTGAGTTGGCTCATCATGCTATGGAGGAATTCAACACTCTTCTGCAGAGCAATGAGTTCTGGATGAACTCGACAGATGATGGACGGACAGTCATTGATCTTCAAGCTTACGAGAGGCGGTTCTCAAGAGGTCCTAATAGTCCTAATCTTCGGACTGAGTCATCCAAGGACTGTGGTGTTGTGTTCATGAATAGCTTGGACTTGGTTGAATTTTTTATGGATGCA AACAAGTACATGGAGGTTTTTCCTACCATTGTCTCGAAGGCAAGAACAATTGCAGTAATTAAAGCTGGACTGATGGGAAACCAAAATAACCTGTTGCAGCTT ATGTATGAAGAGCTAAACGTGCTATCCCCACTAGTACAAACCCGGAAATTCTGCTTCCTTCGTTTCTGCAAACAACTTGATCAAAATTCATGGGCTATAGTTGATGTTAGCTATGACGATCCTCGAGAATCTTTTGATTCTCAGTCTCAAGTTCGTCGCATGCCTTCTGGATGCTACATCCAAGCCATGCCTGATGGCCAGTCCAAG GTTACATGGATGGAACACACTCGAATTGAGGACAGAGCATCAATTCATGAATTTTACAGGGGACATATATGGAGTGGGCTGGCGTTTGGTGCTGAAAGGAGGCTCGCTGTACTTAAAAGAATGTGCGAAAGAATCAATTGCCCACTGGATTATAGTACTCCGTTCTTTTATATTGGAGGAGGTAAGCAATCTTTGTTTCGTATTCTATTCATAGCTATATTTATTCAGTCATGTAACAAGAAGGAGAATAATTTCAAACATGTTTTCCAGTAA